In Cicer arietinum cultivar CDC Frontier isolate Library 1 chromosome 7, Cicar.CDCFrontier_v2.0, whole genome shotgun sequence, a single window of DNA contains:
- the LOC101497559 gene encoding large ribosomal subunit protein mL101 (rPPR4)-like, whose amino-acid sequence MSLMQRYGRCKSVVKRSKKYLDEALYLKLFKDGGSQLNVRQQLNQFIKSGKLVYKWEVGDTLKKLRQRKLYQPALKLSETMAKRNMIKTVSDQAIHIDLIAKAKGIVAAENYFVNLPDSAKNHLSYGALLNCYCKELMTDKAEGVVEKMKDLGLPLTSMPYNSLMTLYTKVGQPEKIPSMIQEMKASNIMPDSYTYNVWMRALAAVNDISGVERVIDEMKRDGRVTGDWTTYSNLASIYVDAGLFEKAEGALKELEKRNAYKNLSAYQFIITLYGRIGKTYEVYRVWRSLRLAFPKTANISYLNMIQVLVNLKDLPGAEKCFREWESTCTTYDIRVANALIGAYTKLDMLEKAEELKERARRRGAKPNAKTWEIFLDCHLRKGDLKLAVDCLTEAISIGRGNGEKWVPSSETIGIMMRHYEQEKDVDGAEEFIEILKKSVDSIEAEVFESLIRTYAAAGKTSSSMHRRLKMENVTVNEDTQKLLKAISVE is encoded by the exons ATGTCTTTGATGCAACGATACGGTCGATGCAAAAGCGTGGTGAAACGTTCGAAGAAGTACTTAGATGAAGCGCTTTACTTGAAGCTCTTCAAAGATGGTGGGTCCCAACTCAACGTTCGCCAGCAACTCAATCAGTTCATCAAGAGTGGAAAGCTCGTTTACAAATGGGAAGTTGGCGATACTCTCAAAAAGCTTCGACAACGTAAACTTTATCAACCTGCTCTTAAG CTATCAGAAACCATGGCTAAGAGGAATATGATTAAGACTGTCAGTGACCAAGCTATACATATTGATTTGATTGCAAAAGCTAAGGGTATTGTTGCTgctgaaaattattttgttaatctCCCAGACTCTGCGAAAAATCATTTGTCTTACGGTGCCCTTCTCAACTGCTACTGCAAGGAATTGATGACTGATAAAGCTGAAGGTGTCGTGGAAAAAATGAAGGATCTCGGCCTTCCTTTGACTTCAATGCCTTATAACAGTCTTATGACTCTTTATACTAAAGTAGGTCAACCAGAAAAGATTCCATCAATGATTCAAGAAATGAAAGCTAGCAATATCATGCCGGACTCTTACACATATAATGTCTGGATGAGAGCACTTGCTGCTGTTAATGATATTTCTGGTGTTGAAAGGGTTATCGATGAGATGAAGAGGGACGGTCGAGTCACCGGGGATTGGACAACGTATAGCAACCTTGCATCTATTTATGTCGATGCTGGTTTGTTTGAGAAGGCAGAAGGAGCACTTAAGGAATTGGAGAAGAGGAATGCTTACAAAAATCTTTCTGCTTACCAGTTTATAATTACGTTGTATGGGCGAATCGGAAAAACATATGAGGTTTATAGGGTCTGGCGTTCACTTCGGTTAGCATTTCCTAAAACTGCAAACATAAGCTATCTGAATATGATTCAGGTTTTGGTTAACTTGAAAGATCTCCCAGGTGCAGAGAAATGTTTCCGTGAGTGGGAATCTACATGCACTACTTATGATATTCGAGTTGCTAATGCTCTCATAGGGGCATATACAAAATTAGATATGCTGGAGAAGGCTGAAGAGCTAAAAGAGCGTGCTCGGAGGAGGGGGGCAAAGCCTAATGCCAAAACCTGGGAAATATTTTTGGATTGCCATTTGCGAAAAGGAGACTTAAAGTTGGCAGTGGATTGTTTAACCGAAGCAATATCTATCGGTAGAGGGAATGGTGAGAAGTGGGTTCCGTCATCTGAGACAATTGGTATTATGATGCGGCACTATGAGCAAGAGAAGGATGTTGATGGCGCAGAAGAGTTTATAGAGATCTTGAAGAAATCTGTGGATTCCATAGAGGCAGAGGTGTTTGAATCATTGATTAGAACCTATGCAGCTGCCGGTAAGACCAGTTCATCTATGCATCGGCGTTTGAAGATGGAGAATGTGACTGTGAATGAAGACACTCAGAAATTGCTTAAGGCTATCTCTGTGGAGTGA